The Drosophila sulfurigaster albostrigata strain 15112-1811.04 chromosome 3, ASM2355843v2, whole genome shotgun sequence genomic sequence atgTAGACTAATACatcaaaaataagaaattgaaatatttaccaaTCGTAACATTGGCTGTACCACCAGCCACTATTATACAGAACTGCACAGTTATTATCAGCAGAGTCGTTATCCCGATCGAACGTTgtgaatttcatgtttttgctgtttctcAATGCATCATTAATATTTCCCTTGAATTTACCCAAGCGTAGTGCGTATCCATGGTCTTCATCAGATATTTTGAAGTCATCGTATCGGGCGTAGAAGATGCTGCCATTTAAGACAACCAAATGTATGTAGAGTTCGTATTGTTGCAATCTCGTTAGTCGATACATCTTTTCTAACCCAAGGAAAAAGTCACTATTCAAAGAACCGAAACCTTTGCGATATGTGGCCCAATCCCTGgtaaagttttcttttccaCCAATTCGCTGTTGTATTACTATCCAACCAGGCCCAGCTAACTGACTATCGCATAGAACATCGAAGAAACCAACACCAGAAACTTTAATTTCATGCACACCAGAATGTTCCCCGAAAGGGAGACAACTTGAAGGAATATTAAGGTGTGATGtcctatttaatttaatattttctgcaTGGCATATTTCAATGTCTTTATCTTTTTTGATTAACTTGGTTTGACTCGCTTCCAATTTCAACTCAACTGTATTCTGATGTTCTGtcatattttgaattgttgCAGAGTATCTAGAAATTTTCATATCTTTCTCAATAATACTAGAATTAAGTTTTTTTGATTGAACTTCACAAGTTTCCAAATTGTCGGATTTATCTGATAATTCTTCTTTACATTTATCATAACTTGTAAGAAAATTTGCATGTagtgttaatttgtttatagttgtttgttgtgaaTTAATCTCAGATTCTAATTTATCAACTTTACtttgacacaattgcaaatcgttttcttttcttaatattttgtttttatagtcATCTAATTGAAATGCCTCCTTCATCAGCTTTTCATGAATTCCTACAATTTCATGATACTTGTTCGTAAGATCAGAATTTATCTCACTTATTTGCTTttcatgaatttttaaaatttcatgataCTTGTTCATAAGATCAGAATTTATCTCATTCATTTGCTTTtccttaatttcattttggtcTAACTCATTTCGAACTTGTCTAAAGTAATCTAGCAAAGGCTTCACACTTTTATAGGTATGACTGCGGCACAGTTCTTCCATTTGTCGATCGTGCTCACACGTCtgataagaaaaaaatactatagatTTAGCACTCTCTTAactgtatatacatatgtcatTATTTTCACCTCTTCTCCTGTTGTTGTGCCCACCAAGAATAGTTTGATGATAATTAACAAAACtacgtttatttttgttctacCCATTTCGAATGCATCAACCGGATTAACTCAAAGATGAATCTGaaactaaatatttcattgaaatCTATGAAGAGCTTAGCTTTTAATTGCtgatctatgtatatataaaacaaatacatacgTGTGCAAAAATTTAGATTAAGctcaaatttttttaacgGGAG encodes the following:
- the LOC133846333 gene encoding fibrinogen-like protein 1, encoding MGRTKINVVLLIIIKLFLVGTTTGEETCEHDRQMEELCRSHTYKSVKPLLDYFRQVRNELDQNEIKEKQMNEINSDLMNKYHEILKIHEKQISEINSDLTNKYHEIVGIHEKLMKEAFQLDDYKNKILRKENDLQLCQSKVDKLESEINSQQTTINKLTLHANFLTSYDKCKEELSDKSDNLETCEVQSKKLNSSIIEKDMKISRYSATIQNMTEHQNTVELKLEASQTKLIKKDKDIEICHAENIKLNRTSHLNIPSSCLPFGEHSGVHEIKVSGVGFFDVLCDSQLAGPGWIVIQQRIGGKENFTRDWATYRKGFGSLNSDFFLGLEKMYRLTRLQQYELYIHLVVLNGSIFYARYDDFKISDEDHGYALRLGKFKGNINDALRNSKNMKFTTFDRDNDSADNNCAVLYNSGWWYSQCYDCNLNALYGVYLNWWTEIRNQLKAAKMLIRPKAEINN